Proteins encoded by one window of Rubrobacter indicoceani:
- a CDS encoding MFS transporter: MAAARGGMNPRPVLITIAVATVGVLPAFLTGGMAVQISTELGFGAAYLGLAVALFFTSAALSSVFMGRFVERVGSHTGMRLSAVISASSMLGVALFARSWEVLVVFLMVGGLANSMSHPSANLSLAREVPASRQGLSFGIKQSAIPTATLLAGLAVPLVAVTLGWRWAFVIGAVVATAFIFCVPKHEHPVVSEKPSKNVAAAVRLRALVVLTVGFGLGSMAATPLGSFVVTWAVESGIRVESAGFLLAAGSALSILVRVSMGHVADGMSGGRLRIVAGMLTLGIAGFLLLATGSPAAIVVGTLVAFAAGWGWPGLFNFAVVKSNPLAPAAATGITQTGASSGAAVGPLTFGFLVETTSYETAWTVCGILAFAGMIAIIVGRSMLLSGGKPGHGPGLDKGR; encoded by the coding sequence ATGGCCGCAGCTAGAGGGGGGATGAACCCGCGTCCGGTGTTGATCACCATCGCGGTGGCGACGGTAGGGGTGCTTCCGGCCTTTCTGACGGGTGGGATGGCCGTTCAGATCTCGACCGAGCTCGGCTTCGGGGCGGCTTACCTGGGGCTTGCGGTCGCGCTTTTCTTTACCTCCGCCGCGCTCTCTTCTGTCTTTATGGGGCGCTTCGTGGAGCGGGTCGGATCTCACACCGGGATGCGCCTCTCGGCCGTGATCAGCGCCTCCTCCATGCTCGGCGTCGCGCTTTTCGCCCGCTCCTGGGAGGTGCTCGTCGTTTTTCTGATGGTCGGCGGCCTCGCCAACTCCATGAGTCACCCCTCGGCGAACCTGTCGCTTGCAAGGGAAGTCCCGGCCAGCAGACAGGGCCTTTCGTTCGGCATCAAGCAGAGCGCCATCCCGACCGCGACGCTTCTGGCCGGCCTCGCCGTACCGCTCGTGGCCGTTACGCTCGGCTGGCGGTGGGCGTTCGTAATCGGGGCCGTAGTCGCCACGGCTTTTATCTTCTGCGTCCCGAAGCACGAGCACCCGGTCGTCTCGGAGAAGCCCTCGAAAAACGTGGCAGCAGCGGTCCGGTTGCGTGCGCTCGTCGTACTTACGGTCGGGTTCGGGCTTGGCTCGATGGCGGCCACACCGCTCGGTTCGTTTGTCGTGACCTGGGCCGTGGAATCCGGAATCCGGGTTGAGTCCGCCGGGTTTCTGCTTGCAGCCGGAAGCGCGCTGAGCATCCTGGTCCGGGTCTCGATGGGGCACGTCGCCGACGGCATGAGCGGCGGACGACTTCGGATCGTCGCCGGTATGCTTACCCTCGGGATAGCCGGGTTCCTGCTTCTCGCGACCGGTTCCCCGGCGGCCATCGTGGTCGGTACGCTCGTCGCCTTCGCCGCCGGATGGGGCTGGCCCGGCCTCTTTAACTTCGCCGTGGTCAAGAGCAACCCCCTGGCCCCCGCCGCCGCCACGGGCATAACCCAGACCGGGGCCTCCTCCGGGGCGGCCGTCGGACCGTTGACCTTCGGGTTTCTGGTGGAGACGACCTCCTATGAGACGGCGTGGACCGTCTGCGGAATCCTCGCCTTCGCAGGGATGATCGCCATCATCGTCGGCCGTTCGATGCTTCTATCGGGCGGCAAACCCGGCCACGGACCGGGCTTGGATAAAGGGCGGTGA
- a CDS encoding SDR family oxidoreductase: protein MDLGIRGSNFIVCGASKGIGRAVASALCGEGANVLLVARNEGDLRTAAGEIEAAGGSARVCAADLSEMSGADKVGAVAGDMDGGIDGVLVNGGGPPFGAALDLTDKEWAGAFTALVGVPIRLLRTLRPLMNDGSSVLFITSSSVRQPIRDLDASNVLRPGVAALVKVLAQSLGPAVRVNSIAPGRILTERSRSLDASRAGSLGISLKEQQAGFSRGIPLGRYGEPEELARAAAFLLSPAASYINGVSLQVDGGLITSVP, encoded by the coding sequence ATGGATCTGGGTATCCGGGGCAGCAACTTTATCGTCTGCGGGGCGAGCAAGGGCATCGGTCGCGCCGTTGCGTCCGCCCTCTGCGGGGAGGGTGCAAACGTGCTGCTCGTCGCCCGAAACGAGGGCGACCTGCGGACCGCCGCCGGGGAGATCGAAGCCGCCGGAGGGAGCGCGCGCGTCTGCGCCGCAGACCTGTCGGAGATGTCCGGGGCGGATAAAGTCGGCGCGGTCGCCGGGGACATGGACGGAGGAATAGACGGCGTCCTCGTCAACGGTGGCGGCCCGCCGTTCGGGGCGGCGCTGGATCTCACGGACAAGGAATGGGCCGGGGCTTTCACCGCCCTTGTAGGGGTCCCCATAAGGCTTCTCCGCACCCTCAGGCCCCTGATGAACGACGGCTCTTCCGTGCTGTTCATCACCTCTTCGTCCGTGCGTCAACCAATACGGGACCTCGACGCCTCAAATGTCCTGCGCCCCGGCGTGGCCGCGCTGGTGAAGGTCCTGGCGCAGTCGCTCGGCCCGGCGGTGAGGGTCAACAGCATCGCGCCAGGCCGGATACTCACGGAACGCTCCCGCTCCCTCGACGCCTCCCGTGCCGGGTCCCTCGGCATCTCCCTGAAGGAACAGCAGGCGGGCTTCAGCCGGGGCATCCCCCTCGGTCGCTACGGCGAACCGGAGGAACTCGCCCGGGCCGCCGCGTTTCTTCTCTCCCCGGCGGCCTCCTACATAAACGGGGTGTCGCTGCAGGTTGACGGCGGCCTTATAACCTCGGTGCCCTGA
- a CDS encoding phytoene desaturase family protein translates to MNGEPKYDAVVVGAGPNGLAAAVELARRGKSVCVLEANERVGGGARSAETTLPGFVHDLGSAIHPLGFASPFFRSLPLGEHGLEWIQPDAPLAHPFDDGDAAILERSVDRTASGLGPDADAYRRLMGDVADDAPRIAANFLGSPTVPHHPLSLGLTGLRSVRSARTLAEANFTGEKAKGLFAGNAAHSFLPMEKPLSAMFGYVLGVLGHAYGWPLPRGGSQSIADALASYLGTLGGEIHTGIRVGGMGDLPEHRAVLFDVTPRQLLRIAGEKLSPRYRNSLKKYRYGPGVFKMDFALDGPIPWRDEACLRAGTVHLGDTLDEISRSEAAVWCGKHAERPFVLLAQQSLFDPTRAPEGKHTAWAYCHVPNGSEVDMTERIEAQIERFAPGFHDRILAKATMNTSELETSNANLVGGDINGGAMDIKQLVARPAASVNPYSAGAEGVYLCSSSTPPGGAVHGMNGFMAARSALRYLK, encoded by the coding sequence ATGAACGGAGAACCGAAGTACGACGCCGTAGTAGTCGGGGCGGGCCCGAACGGCCTCGCCGCCGCCGTAGAGCTTGCCCGACGCGGAAAGTCCGTATGCGTGCTGGAGGCGAACGAGCGGGTAGGCGGCGGGGCAAGGTCGGCGGAGACGACCCTCCCCGGCTTTGTCCACGACCTCGGCTCCGCCATACACCCGCTCGGTTTCGCCTCGCCGTTCTTCAGGAGCCTGCCGCTCGGAGAACACGGTCTTGAATGGATCCAACCCGACGCACCGCTCGCCCATCCCTTTGACGACGGCGACGCAGCGATCCTTGAACGCTCCGTAGACCGGACGGCGTCCGGGCTCGGACCGGACGCGGACGCCTACCGCAGGCTTATGGGCGACGTCGCCGACGACGCGCCTCGCATAGCGGCGAACTTCCTTGGCTCCCCGACCGTCCCGCACCACCCGCTCTCGCTCGGGTTGACGGGTCTGCGCTCGGTGCGCTCGGCGCGTACGCTCGCGGAGGCGAACTTTACCGGGGAAAAGGCAAAGGGGCTCTTCGCCGGGAACGCCGCGCACTCGTTTCTGCCGATGGAGAAGCCGCTGAGCGCGATGTTCGGCTACGTACTCGGCGTGCTCGGACACGCCTACGGCTGGCCGCTGCCGAGGGGCGGGTCTCAGAGCATCGCCGACGCGCTCGCCTCGTACCTGGGGACGCTCGGGGGTGAGATCCACACCGGCATCCGGGTCGGCGGGATGGGGGACCTGCCCGAACACCGCGCCGTTCTCTTCGACGTAACGCCGAGGCAACTCCTCCGGATCGCCGGCGAAAAGCTCTCGCCGCGTTACCGGAACTCGCTCAAGAAGTACCGCTACGGCCCCGGCGTTTTCAAGATGGATTTCGCCCTGGACGGTCCGATCCCCTGGAGGGACGAGGCCTGCCTCCGGGCCGGAACCGTTCACCTCGGCGACACGCTCGACGAAATCTCCAGAAGCGAAGCCGCCGTCTGGTGCGGAAAACATGCCGAAAGGCCGTTTGTCCTGCTCGCCCAGCAGAGCCTCTTCGACCCGACGCGAGCACCGGAAGGCAAGCACACCGCCTGGGCGTACTGCCACGTGCCGAACGGCTCCGAAGTGGACATGACGGAGCGCATCGAAGCTCAGATAGAACGCTTCGCCCCCGGCTTTCACGACCGTATCCTCGCAAAGGCGACGATGAACACCTCGGAGCTCGAAACCTCCAACGCAAACCTCGTGGGCGGCGACATAAACGGCGGGGCAATGGACATAAAGCAGCTGGTGGCGCGTCCGGCGGCGAGCGTCAACCCGTACTCCGCCGGGGCAGAGGGCGTCTACCTCTGCTCGTCCTCGACGCCTCCGGGCGGGGCGGTACACGGCATGAACGGCTTTATGGCGGCCCGGTCGGCGCTGCGTTATCTGAAGTAG
- a CDS encoding GNAT family N-acetyltransferase has translation MLGEMMVEVVANGGSVGFMHPLDLEEAVAFWDDALADSGQKVILGAWDGEELAGTVTLGLKQPPNQPHRADISKTMTRPQHRRRGVVTLLIREAEKFAIERGKTLLVLDTATVEGASHLYESLGFLLAGEIPDFALTPDGRLTGTKVYWKRLRWRP, from the coding sequence ATGCTCGGCGAGATGATGGTCGAAGTCGTAGCGAACGGCGGCTCCGTCGGGTTCATGCACCCGCTGGACCTCGAAGAGGCGGTGGCGTTCTGGGACGACGCGCTGGCGGACAGCGGGCAGAAAGTCATCCTCGGAGCCTGGGACGGGGAGGAACTGGCGGGCACCGTAACCCTGGGGCTGAAACAACCACCGAACCAGCCGCATCGGGCGGACATCTCCAAGACCATGACCCGACCACAACACCGCAGGCGAGGCGTCGTGACGCTTCTGATAAGAGAAGCCGAAAAGTTCGCCATCGAGCGCGGCAAGACGCTGCTCGTCCTCGATACGGCTACGGTGGAGGGAGCTTCGCACCTGTATGAAAGCCTCGGGTTCTTGCTGGCCGGGGAGATCCCGGACTTCGCCCTCACCCCGGACGGGCGGCTCACCGGTACGAAAGTCTACTGGAAGAGGCTCCGGTGGCGGCCCTGA
- a CDS encoding helix-turn-helix domain-containing protein: MTTIIDNERKTGAMIAHRIRLERDLRGWSQGELAGWSGVSKATVSKIEREEMSPTAVILLRIAGAFDLTLAGLLLRAEGGGGRISRVSEQPEWRDPETGYVRKQVFVRPDHPLEIADIELPPKRRVVLPASSYLHIRQVILVRSGRLTVLEGGERWEMVEGDCLGFGAPSEVTIINETYEVCKYVVALSRG, from the coding sequence ATGACTACTATAATAGATAACGAGAGAAAGACGGGGGCGATGATCGCACACCGTATCCGTCTGGAGCGGGATTTGCGGGGCTGGTCGCAGGGGGAACTGGCCGGGTGGTCGGGGGTATCGAAGGCGACCGTAAGCAAAATCGAGCGGGAGGAGATGAGTCCTACGGCTGTGATACTACTGCGAATCGCCGGGGCGTTCGACCTGACCCTTGCGGGGTTGTTGCTGCGGGCGGAGGGTGGGGGAGGTCGGATATCACGGGTCAGCGAGCAGCCCGAATGGCGCGATCCGGAGACGGGTTATGTAAGAAAGCAGGTCTTTGTCAGGCCCGACCATCCGCTTGAGATCGCCGACATCGAACTCCCTCCGAAACGGCGGGTGGTGCTGCCGGCGTCCTCCTACCTGCACATCCGTCAGGTGATCCTGGTCAGGTCGGGAAGGCTTACGGTTTTGGAGGGCGGCGAGCGGTGGGAGATGGTAGAGGGCGATTGTCTCGGCTTCGGCGCGCCTTCGGAGGTAACCATAATCAACGAGACGTACGAGGTATGCAAGTACGTCGTCGCGCTCTCGAGGGGGTAG
- a CDS encoding acyl-CoA dehydrogenase family protein — protein sequence MNFEHSEKVKELREKLLAFMDEHVYPNERLFHEQVESAEDRWELPPILQELKAKAKEEGLWNLFLPESEWGAGLTNLEYAPLCEVMGRVPHFAPEIFNCNAPDTGNMEVLARYGTPEQQERWLKPLLAGEIRSSFLMTEPEVASSDATNIESSIVRDGDEYVVNGRKWWSTGAGANACKVAIFMGKTDFDAPRHEQQSMILIPLDTPGVRVERLLSVYGYDEAPHGHGEVVLEDVRVPADNILWGEGKGFAIAQGRLGPGRIHHCMRLIGMAERALELMCERVKNRVAFGKPIADQGVVREWIADSRMEINQARLLTLQAADMMDRVGNKEARSEIAQIKVVAPTMALRVLDRAIQAHGGGGVSQDFPLALIWTEARILRLADGPDEVHRASIAKMELKKGRERERAEV from the coding sequence GTGAACTTCGAGCATTCCGAGAAGGTCAAGGAACTCAGGGAGAAGCTACTCGCCTTTATGGACGAGCACGTCTATCCAAACGAACGGCTTTTCCACGAGCAGGTAGAGTCGGCGGAAGACCGCTGGGAGTTGCCGCCTATTCTCCAGGAACTCAAGGCGAAGGCGAAAGAGGAGGGACTCTGGAACCTCTTTCTGCCGGAGAGCGAGTGGGGCGCGGGCCTTACGAACCTTGAATACGCGCCGCTTTGCGAGGTAATGGGACGGGTCCCGCACTTCGCGCCCGAAATATTCAACTGTAACGCGCCGGATACGGGGAACATGGAGGTGCTTGCGCGGTACGGGACGCCGGAGCAGCAGGAGAGGTGGCTCAAGCCGCTGCTTGCGGGGGAGATCCGCTCCTCGTTTCTTATGACCGAGCCGGAGGTCGCCTCTTCGGACGCGACGAACATCGAGTCGAGCATCGTGCGCGACGGGGACGAGTACGTCGTGAACGGTCGGAAGTGGTGGTCGACGGGGGCGGGGGCGAACGCCTGCAAGGTCGCCATCTTCATGGGCAAGACCGACTTCGACGCGCCGCGTCACGAGCAGCAGTCCATGATCCTGATACCGCTGGACACCCCCGGCGTGAGGGTTGAACGCCTCCTCTCGGTCTACGGCTACGACGAGGCCCCGCACGGTCACGGCGAGGTCGTTCTGGAAGACGTGCGCGTCCCCGCCGATAACATCCTCTGGGGCGAGGGCAAGGGTTTTGCCATAGCGCAGGGACGGCTCGGTCCGGGACGCATCCACCACTGCATGAGGCTTATCGGGATGGCCGAACGCGCTCTGGAGCTGATGTGCGAGCGGGTAAAGAACCGGGTCGCGTTCGGCAAGCCGATAGCCGATCAGGGCGTGGTCCGGGAGTGGATAGCGGACTCGCGGATGGAGATAAACCAGGCAAGGCTCCTGACCCTTCAGGCCGCCGACATGATGGACCGGGTCGGCAACAAGGAGGCTAGAAGCGAGATCGCCCAGATAAAGGTCGTTGCGCCGACGATGGCCCTGCGCGTCCTTGACCGGGCGATTCAGGCGCACGGCGGCGGCGGAGTCTCCCAGGATTTCCCGCTCGCCCTGATCTGGACCGAAGCCCGCATCCTGCGCCTCGCCGACGGCCCCGACGAAGTCCACCGCGCCTCTATAGCCAAGATGGAACTCAAAAAGGGAAGGGAGCGCGAAAGGGCAGAGGTCTGA
- a CDS encoding phosphotriesterase family protein, producing MAAQVNTVTGSVSSDELGRTLVHEHFAFGYPGFQGDSTFGAYDRDHVVEIGLDVAEKVKAAGVKTVIDATPNECGRDVEALKEISEKSGVNIVASTGYYYEGEGAPAYFKFRAALGTGEDDILEMMLTEITEGVNQTGIKAGVIKLATSKDVMTDYEAMLFRCGAKAQRETGVPIITHTQEGTMGPEQAAYLVELGANPKQCMIGHMDGNSDIAYHLRTLEHGVQVAFDRFGVQGIVGAPPDEHRVATLLGLLGLGYADRLHMSHDTVNLWLGRPIVFPDAVVELLKNWHPTHVFDNIVPQLKAAGITDEQVDRIFVENPKGLFDPR from the coding sequence ATGGCTGCTCAGGTGAACACGGTGACGGGTTCGGTATCGTCGGACGAGCTAGGAAGGACGCTCGTTCACGAGCATTTCGCGTTCGGGTATCCCGGGTTTCAGGGGGATTCGACGTTCGGGGCTTACGACCGGGATCACGTCGTGGAAATCGGCCTCGACGTTGCGGAGAAGGTCAAGGCCGCCGGGGTGAAGACGGTTATAGATGCCACGCCGAACGAGTGCGGCCGGGACGTGGAAGCCCTGAAAGAGATCTCCGAGAAAAGCGGCGTGAACATCGTTGCCTCGACCGGGTATTACTACGAGGGCGAGGGCGCTCCGGCGTACTTCAAGTTCCGGGCGGCTCTCGGGACGGGCGAGGACGACATCCTGGAGATGATGCTGACCGAGATAACGGAGGGCGTCAACCAGACCGGTATCAAGGCCGGGGTCATCAAGCTCGCAACGAGCAAGGACGTGATGACCGACTACGAGGCGATGCTCTTCCGGTGCGGGGCGAAGGCGCAAAGGGAGACGGGCGTCCCGATCATCACCCACACCCAGGAAGGGACGATGGGGCCGGAACAGGCCGCTTATCTGGTCGAGCTCGGGGCAAACCCGAAGCAGTGCATGATCGGCCATATGGACGGCAACTCCGACATCGCCTATCACCTGCGAACCCTCGAACACGGTGTACAGGTCGCCTTCGACCGCTTCGGTGTTCAGGGCATCGTCGGCGCGCCGCCGGACGAACACCGCGTCGCCACCCTCCTCGGGCTGCTCGGCCTCGGCTACGCCGACCGGCTCCATATGTCCCACGATACCGTCAACCTCTGGCTCGGACGCCCGATAGTCTTTCCCGACGCCGTCGTGGAGCTCCTCAAGAACTGGCACCCGACCCACGTCTTCGACAACATCGTGCCGCAACTCAAGGCCGCCGGAATCACCGACGAGCAGGTAGACAGAATCTTCGTCGAGAACCCGAAGGGGCTGTTCGATCCCCGGTAG
- a CDS encoding alpha/beta fold hydrolase, whose product MIRALPESGLQTGSRQTSETNVKTNGIPRFSPGSPGVFGICDADGPETIRLRKYATGTHVLLREIGVETGATPSEVVWGSDKARLFRYGKPGAVKHAVPILLTYGFVLKPYVLDLVPGNSLVEYLVEAGFDVYMLDFGISGVEDRNLSLENLVLDYIHGAVQSILETSGAEEVSLFGQSQGGTLCAMYASLFPEAPLKNLVLLSAPTEFAPRNPGPLGLWTLMTRGSGAYFEPALVPQLMGNVPTDFASKVITSAASIQAGALGSLVRPFGQRFGPYDAGLKELRKLAGRDVSVRSWLAISKWVDDAAPFPGEIFRQWVKDFYQGDKLVRGKVSMRGRTVDLANIECSVLNVSGKWDYVVPAAQTDATTRLAKSKDKRSLSLNSGHVGMIAGPGANAVWRQVREWLEPRSEVVS is encoded by the coding sequence GTGATCCGGGCTCTACCCGAAAGCGGGCTGCAAACCGGTAGTCGCCAGACCAGCGAGACCAACGTGAAAACAAACGGCATCCCCCGGTTCTCTCCGGGAAGCCCGGGGGTTTTCGGGATCTGTGACGCCGACGGCCCGGAGACGATTCGCTTAAGGAAATACGCCACGGGCACACACGTTCTTCTGCGGGAGATCGGGGTAGAGACCGGGGCGACGCCCAGCGAGGTGGTCTGGGGGAGCGACAAGGCCCGGCTCTTTCGTTACGGGAAGCCCGGCGCGGTAAAGCACGCCGTGCCGATCCTTCTGACCTACGGCTTCGTGCTCAAGCCCTACGTGCTGGACCTTGTCCCGGGCAACAGCCTCGTCGAGTACCTGGTGGAAGCGGGCTTCGACGTCTACATGCTCGATTTCGGCATCTCCGGCGTCGAGGACAGGAACCTCTCCCTCGAGAACCTTGTCCTGGACTACATACACGGCGCGGTACAGAGCATTTTGGAAACCTCCGGGGCCGAGGAGGTCAGCCTCTTCGGGCAGTCGCAGGGCGGCACTTTATGCGCCATGTACGCCTCGCTCTTCCCGGAGGCCCCGCTCAAGAACCTTGTTCTGCTCTCCGCCCCGACCGAGTTCGCCCCCAGAAACCCCGGCCCGCTCGGGCTCTGGACCCTCATGACCCGGGGCAGCGGCGCGTACTTCGAGCCGGCGCTCGTCCCTCAGTTGATGGGGAACGTGCCGACCGACTTCGCAAGCAAGGTCATCACCTCGGCGGCCTCTATTCAGGCCGGCGCGCTCGGCTCGCTTGTCCGACCCTTCGGGCAGCGCTTCGGGCCGTACGATGCGGGGTTGAAAGAGCTGCGGAAGCTCGCCGGGCGAGACGTATCGGTGAGGTCGTGGCTCGCCATAAGCAAATGGGTGGACGACGCCGCGCCTTTCCCCGGTGAGATCTTCCGCCAGTGGGTCAAGGACTTCTATCAGGGCGACAAGCTCGTCAGGGGCAAGGTCTCCATGCGGGGAAGAACGGTCGACCTCGCAAACATCGAGTGTTCCGTGCTGAACGTCTCGGGCAAGTGGGACTACGTCGTTCCGGCCGCTCAGACCGATGCCACGACCCGGCTCGCGAAGAGCAAGGACAAACGGTCCCTTTCCCTGAACTCCGGACACGTCGGCATGATCGCCGGCCCCGGCGCGAACGCGGTCTGGAGGCAGGTCAGGGAGTGGCTCGAACCACGCTCGGAAGTCGTATCATAG
- a CDS encoding SAM-dependent methyltransferase, translating into MKQPRENPVAPTSRWMAAARARETEREDRLFSDPLAASLAGDEGFGWLEQMESPYGGATGPGMYAVVRTRYFDDFLLEACERSGAEQVVLLAAGLDTRAFRLEWPSGVKLFELDLPEVLGHKEAIIKEARATPNCERHLVSADLQRDDWPDALEGCGYDPEKPSVWLIEGLLFYLTRRSVRELLDKVGTLSGPGERLGLDLMNWNMMFSPVAWTQMNALARRGAKGRFGTNVPEEFLADHGWKATAVQFGDADANYGRLPTAPAPRPIPGVPRSFFVTAARL; encoded by the coding sequence GTGAAGCAGCCCCGGGAAAACCCCGTCGCCCCCACCTCGCGGTGGATGGCGGCGGCCCGGGCAAGGGAGACGGAGCGCGAGGACCGGCTCTTCAGCGACCCCCTGGCGGCGAGCCTCGCCGGGGACGAGGGCTTCGGCTGGCTGGAGCAGATGGAATCGCCCTACGGGGGGGCGACCGGGCCCGGGATGTACGCCGTCGTTCGGACCCGGTACTTCGACGATTTCCTGCTCGAAGCCTGCGAGCGGTCCGGTGCGGAGCAGGTCGTGCTGCTCGCCGCGGGCCTCGACACCCGCGCCTTCAGGCTTGAGTGGCCGTCCGGAGTAAAGCTCTTCGAGCTGGACCTGCCGGAGGTTCTCGGTCACAAGGAAGCCATCATAAAAGAGGCCCGGGCGACCCCGAACTGTGAGCGACACCTGGTCTCGGCAGACCTCCAGAGAGACGACTGGCCGGACGCCCTCGAAGGGTGCGGCTATGATCCCGAAAAGCCGTCCGTCTGGCTTATAGAGGGGCTGCTCTTCTACCTGACCCGTCGCTCCGTGCGCGAGCTGCTAGATAAAGTCGGGACGCTCTCCGGGCCCGGAGAGAGGCTCGGGCTGGATCTCATGAACTGGAACATGATGTTCTCTCCGGTCGCCTGGACGCAGATGAACGCCCTTGCCCGGCGTGGTGCGAAGGGACGCTTCGGCACCAACGTCCCGGAGGAGTTTCTGGCGGATCACGGCTGGAAAGCGACCGCCGTACAGTTCGGCGACGCGGACGCAAACTACGGTCGCCTCCCGACCGCTCCGGCCCCGAGACCTATACCGGGCGTTCCGAGAAGCTTTTTCGTTACCGCCGCCCGCCTGTAG
- a CDS encoding class I SAM-dependent DNA methyltransferase, producing the protein MSKTPSIKEVRRLWDRKASYWDRMMGDGNAFQETLISPTTERLLGGVSDRRILEIACGNGVMTRRLAALGAEVLATDLSETFLELARLRRAENAGRIEYRLADATDEAQLLALGHPSGYDAAVCSMALMDLPEIEPLFRSLAKLLRPGAPFVFSVQHPCFNSNAATMVSEGSDRDGKPATENSVRVSGYLNVPPGRGAGMPGEPNPHFYFHRPLHELLGAGFANGFIVDGLEEPGFPEETDAPYPSSWRSIREIPPVLVVRMKRA; encoded by the coding sequence GTGTCGAAGACACCGTCCATCAAAGAGGTCCGCAGGCTCTGGGACAGGAAAGCTTCCTACTGGGACAGGATGATGGGCGACGGAAACGCCTTTCAGGAAACCCTGATCTCACCCACCACCGAGCGGTTGCTGGGTGGGGTGTCGGACAGACGCATCCTTGAGATCGCCTGCGGCAACGGCGTTATGACCCGCCGTCTCGCCGCTCTCGGGGCCGAGGTCCTCGCCACCGATCTAAGCGAGACCTTCCTTGAACTCGCGCGGTTGCGACGGGCGGAGAACGCGGGCCGCATCGAGTACCGCCTCGCCGACGCCACCGACGAGGCACAACTCCTGGCCCTCGGTCATCCTTCCGGCTACGACGCGGCGGTCTGCAGCATGGCCCTGATGGACCTGCCGGAGATAGAGCCGCTCTTCCGGTCGCTCGCAAAGCTCCTGAGGCCGGGGGCGCCGTTCGTGTTCTCCGTGCAGCATCCGTGCTTTAACTCAAACGCCGCTACGATGGTCTCCGAAGGGTCCGACCGGGACGGTAAGCCCGCAACCGAAAACTCGGTCAGGGTCTCCGGCTACCTGAACGTCCCGCCCGGCAGGGGAGCGGGGATGCCCGGCGAACCAAACCCGCACTTCTACTTCCATCGCCCGCTGCACGAGCTTCTCGGGGCCGGCTTTGCAAACGGTTTCATCGTAGATGGGCTGGAGGAACCCGGTTTCCCCGAAGAAACCGATGCCCCGTATCCCTCAAGCTGGCGTAGTATCCGGGAGATACCACCCGTGCTGGTGGTCAGGATGAAAAGAGCCTAA
- a CDS encoding alpha/beta hydrolase: MLYRNFATQEELDAQYNLYNTVPDVTVYSDFYAAETDKVLAELKHTLNVPYGPTLDEHVDVYPADADGPAPVLLYIHGGYWRARTSGEFGFVARGPVSEGVATVSVNYSLCPKVKLAEIVRQVRASVAWAYENAESFGGDRDRIHVAGHSAGGHLAATLLMTDWPGDYGLPRDIIKSATCISGLFDLGPFPYTFMQPQLQFTWEEVRLYSPLFHIPKEAPPLLLAYGGEEPEEMKRQSDEFLAAWKESGLSGGRMVLDGKNHYDVIDGFLDAESELCSAILGRIRAA, encoded by the coding sequence ATGCTTTACCGGAACTTTGCAACCCAGGAAGAACTGGACGCCCAGTACAACCTCTACAACACCGTTCCCGACGTCACCGTCTACTCGGACTTCTACGCCGCAGAGACTGACAAAGTCCTTGCGGAGCTGAAGCACACCCTCAACGTCCCCTACGGCCCGACCCTGGATGAGCACGTGGACGTTTATCCCGCAGATGCGGACGGACCGGCGCCCGTCCTGCTCTACATCCACGGCGGCTACTGGCGCGCCCGGACAAGCGGGGAGTTCGGGTTCGTGGCGCGCGGCCCGGTGTCAGAGGGCGTCGCGACCGTCTCGGTCAACTACTCGCTCTGCCCGAAGGTGAAGCTCGCGGAGATAGTGCGGCAGGTGCGGGCGAGCGTCGCCTGGGCCTACGAAAACGCCGAGTCGTTCGGGGGCGACCGCGACCGCATCCACGTCGCCGGGCATTCCGCCGGGGGCCACCTGGCCGCAACGCTCCTCATGACCGACTGGCCCGGCGACTACGGCCTGCCCCGCGACATCATAAAAAGCGCAACGTGCATAAGCGGCCTCTTCGACCTCGGGCCGTTTCCGTACACCTTTATGCAGCCGCAGCTTCAGTTCACGTGGGAGGAGGTCCGGCTCTACAGCCCGCTTTTCCACATCCCGAAAGAAGCACCGCCCCTGCTGCTCGCCTACGGCGGCGAGGAGCCGGAGGAGATGAAGCGGCAGTCCGACGAGTTTCTTGCGGCGTGGAAAGAATCCGGGCTTTCCGGGGGGCGCATGGTTCTCGACGGCAAGAACCACTACGACGTGATAGACGGTTTCCTTGATGCAGAGAGCGAGCTGTGTTCGGCGATTCTAGGGAGGATCCGGGCCGCATAG